The proteins below come from a single Vitis vinifera cultivar Pinot Noir 40024 chromosome 9, ASM3070453v1 genomic window:
- the LOC100267000 gene encoding probable sulfate transporter 3.4: MGVSSNRVEDFSSHHETSVRMSPASAEAVMVVAMPPVEIHRVCLPPSKTTFQKLRQRLSEIFFPDDPLHRFKNQSSFTKLVLALQFFFPIFHWAPTYSLALLRSDIISGLTIASLAIPQGISYAKLANLPPIIGLYSSFVPPLIYSILGSSRHLAVGPVSIASLVMGTMLNNAVSCSADPILYLKLAFTATFFAGLFQAALGLLRLGFIIDFLSKATLVGFMAGAAVIVSLQQLKGLLGIAHFTTKMQIVPVLTSVFQQRHEWSWQTIVMGFGFLAFLLITRQISMRRPKLFWVSAAAPLTSVILSTLLVFLLKSKLHGISIIGHLPKGLNPPSSNMLYFHGSYLAVAIKTGIITGILSLTEGIAVGRTFAALRNYQVDGNKEMMAIGFMNMAGSCSSCYVTTGSFSRSAVNYNAGAQTAVSNIIMASTVLVTLLFLMPLFHYTPNFILAAIIITAVIGLIDYEAAYKLWKVDKLDCFACLCSFFGVLFISVPLGLAIAVGVSVFKVLLHVTRPNTMVLGNIPGTQIYQNPSRYREAMKVPSFLILAVESPIYFANSTYIQERILRWVREEEEQIQANNGNALKCVILDMTAVTAIDTSGIDVICELRKMLEKRSLQFVLANPAGNVMEKLHQSKILDSFGLNGLYLAVGEAVADISSLWKAQP, encoded by the exons ATGGGTGTGAGCTCAAACAGAGTGGAGGACTTCTCAAGCCATCATGAGACAAGTGTTAGGATGTCACCAGCATCAGCAGAGGCAGTAATGGTTGTGGCAATGCCACCAGTGGAGATACACAGAGTTTGCTTACCACCAAGCAAAACCACCTTTCAGAAACTCAGACAGAGGCTCTCTGAGATTTTCTTCCCAGATGACCCTCTCCACAGGTTCAAGAACCAGTCTTCCTTTACAAAACTGGTTCTGGCCCTCCAGTTCTTCTTTCCCATCTTCCACTGGGCACCCACTTACAGTTTAGCTCTTTTGAGGTCTGATATCATCTCTGGTCTCACCATTGCAAGCCTTGCAATCCCACAA GGAATTAGTTATGCAAAGCTTGCAAATTTGCCGCCCATTATTGGACTAT ATTCAAGCTTTGTGCCCCCATTGATATATTCTATTCTTGGGAGCTCTAGGCATCTTGCTGTCGGTCCAGTCTCGATAGCATCACTGGTCATGGGCACGATGCTAAATAACGCGGTTTCTTGCAGTGCAGATCCAATTCTGTATCTCAAATTGGCTTTCACTGCAACCTTCTTCGCTGGTTTGTTTCAGGCTGCTTTGGGTCTACTGAG GTTGGGGTTTATAATTGATTTCCTCTCAAAGGCAACTCTAGTTGGGTTCATGGCTGGTGCAGCAGTCATAGTATCTCTGCAACAACTGAAAGGGTTGCTCGGGATCGCCCATTTCACTACCAAGATGCAAATTGTCCCTGTTTTAACTTCTGTTTTCCAGCAGAGACATGAG TGGTCCTGGCAAACCATCGTAATGGGATTCGGCTTCCTAGCCTTTCTATTGATTACAAGGCAAATT AGCATGAGAAGGCCAAAACTTTTCTGGGTTTCAGCAGCTGCCCCACTGACATCAGTTATTCTCTCAACCCTTCTAGTCTTTCTCCTCAAGTCGAAACTTCATGGGATCTCAATT ATTGGTCACTTACCAAAGGGTCTGAATCCACCTTCATCAAATATGCTATACTTCCATGGCTCTTATCTTGCAGTTGCTATCAAAACTGGCATTATAACTGGAATCCTATCTCTCACT GAAGGAATAGCAGTGGGAAGGACATTTGCTGCTCTGAGAAATTACCAAGTTGATGGCAACAAAGAAATGATGGCCATTGGTTTCATGAACATGGCTGGTTCTTGTTCTTCATGCTATGTAACCACAG GATCATTTTCCCGATCTGCTGTGAACTACAATGCTGGAGCACAAACAGCAGTCTCAAACATAATAATGGCATCAACGGTGCTTGTGACTCTGTTGTTTCTCATGCCACTGTTTCACTACACTCCCAATTTCATATTGGCTGCCATTATCATAACCGCTGTGATTGGGCTTATTGATTATGAGGCTGCATATAAATTGTGGAAAGTCGACAAGCTTGATTGCTTTGCTTGTTTGTGTTCCTTCTTTGGTGTGCTCTTCATTTCAGTTCCCCTGGGTCTTGCTATTGCG GTTGGAGTATCAGTATTCAAGGTTCTCTTGCATGTCACGAGGCCAAACACTATGGTATTAGGGAATATCCCAGGAACTCAAATATATCAAAATCCCAGCCGATACAGAGAAGCAATGAAGGTTCCTTCATTTCTTATACTTGCTGTGGAGTCTCCCATCTACTTTGCAAATTCCACTTACATACAAGAAAG GATACTAAGATGGGTCCGTGAGGAAGAAGAGCAGATACAAGCAAACAATGGGAATGCGCTGAAATGTGTAATTTTAGACATGACAG CTGTGACAGCAATAGACACAAGTGGTATTGACGTGATATGTGAACTCCGAAAGATGCTGGAGAAAAGATCACTTCAG TTTGTGTTGGCAAATCCCGCTGGAAATGTGATGGAAAAGCTACATCAGTCAAAAATATTGGATTCCTTTGGGTTGAATGGACTCTACCTGGCAGTTGGAGAAGCCGTGGCCGACATCTCCTCACTGTGGAAGGCTCAACCATGA